Genomic window (Dictyoglomus thermophilum H-6-12):
ACCTTCCTGGAACAAAAATCTCTTCTTTCTCTTTAGCAAGAGCTAATATAAATTTAGGCTCTATTTTTAGTTCATTAAAAACCTCTAAAACTGCACTCAGTTGACCCTTTCCTCCGTCTATAAGCATAATATCTGGTAAAGGATCTTCTTCAATATTTTTCAATCTTCTTCTTATTACTTCCTGAAGCATCAAGTAATCATTAGGTAATTCTGGAGTATATTTAATTTTATATCTTCTATATTTAGTTTTCTCTGGATAACCATTTTGAAAATAGACTCTTGATCCTACAGCCTCTCTCCCCTGAAGATTTGAAATGTCATAACCTTCTATAGAAACAGGTAAATTTTGTAGATTAAAAATCCTTTGAAGCTCTGAAAGAGCCAACCAGACCTTTTCTGACTTAATGCTCTCAATTGTTAAATCCTTTAATGCCATGCCTAAAAGCTTTTCTTCTTCTTCATTCTCCGGTGTCCTCAAAACTACTTCAGATCCCTTTCTTTTACACAAAAATTCTTTTAAATTCACCTCTTCTTCAGAAAATGGAGAAGGTACCACTATTACCTCAGGAATTTCTCCTCTTGAATAATATTGCAATACAAAACTTTCTATAAGCTCATCATTAGAACATATCTCAGGTAGAGTTAAATTAAATATCCTCTTCTCAATCAACTTTCCCTCTCTTATTAAGTAAACTAAAGCCTTAGCCTTATGATCCTCCACATAAAACTGTATAAGATCTTTATTCTCACGATTAAAAGAAACAATTTTTTGCTTTTCACTTAAGTTTTGTAATAATCTTATCTTATCTCTTATCTTCGCTGCCTTTTCAAACTCAAGATTTTTAGAATACTCTTGCATTTGATCATAAAGTTTTTCTATAATCTCCTCATACTTTCCATCTAAAAAATCGATAACCCCTTTTACAATTTCCCAATACTCTTCTTTTGTAATATAATTTTGACACGGAGCCTTACAATTGCCGATAAAATAGTTTAGACAGGGTCTCTTAGGTTTTGATTTTGGTAAATTCCAATTACAGGATCTTAAGTTAAATATCTTCTTGACCATAGATATGGTCTCTCTTACTGTTCCACTTTGAGTATAAGGACCGTAATACCTTGCACCATCATCTTCAAAACGTCTCGCAAGAACAAGTCTTGGATACTCCTCATAGAGGGTCAATTTCAACATTGGGTATTGCTTATCATCTCTTAATTGTACATTCATTATAGGTCTATATTTCTTTATAAGTACTGATTCTAAAATCAAGGCCTCTGTCTCGGTGTCTGTTATATAAAACTCTATATTCTT
Coding sequences:
- the uvrC gene encoding excinuclease ABC subunit UvrC; this translates as MRNDFFIMDLKQKVENFPESTGVYIFYDHSGKVIYVGKAKNLRKRVLSYFNDDSPKSNYILKKAKNIEFYITDTETEALILESVLIKKYRPIMNVQLRDDKQYPMLKLTLYEEYPRLVLARRFEDDGARYYGPYTQSGTVRETISMVKKIFNLRSCNWNLPKSKPKRPCLNYFIGNCKAPCQNYITKEEYWEIVKGVIDFLDGKYEEIIEKLYDQMQEYSKNLEFEKAAKIRDKIRLLQNLSEKQKIVSFNRENKDLIQFYVEDHKAKALVYLIREGKLIEKRIFNLTLPEICSNDELIESFVLQYYSRGEIPEVIVVPSPFSEEEVNLKEFLCKRKGSEVVLRTPENEEEEKLLGMALKDLTIESIKSEKVWLALSELQRIFNLQNLPVSIEGYDISNLQGREAVGSRVYFQNGYPEKTKYRRYKIKYTPELPNDYLMLQEVIRRRLKNIEEDPLPDIMLIDGGKGQLSAVLEVFNELKIEPKFILALAKEKEEIFVPGRSEPILLSYDSPALHLLQQVRDEAHRFAVSYHRKLRSKKLMDSHLDKIPGVGEKRMKILLEAFSTLENLKKASLEDLKKVPGISEKIAEKIYLYFHDSS